GGctgcaggggtgggaggtgcCTTTATTCCCCATGAGCCCTCGAGGTACATGAGGGGGAAACCGCCTCCTGCCCcaactccccccccccacccccgcctcacCCCGCCTCCCCTCCACAGACCTGGGATCTGCTTACAGCTCCCAGAGCCAGGCCCGGGTGAAACCAAAGCCCCTGTGtccaccctccctcaccccccctACACCCCGCCTGTGGGGGAATGAGGTCACCTGCTGCTTCTGGGGGACccaggctgggaggggcaggagaggggatgGGGGCCACAAGTATGTCACCCCCAAGCTATAGCCCCCCATGGTAGGGGAGGGGCTCTGATGCTGGCGGAGCTGGCCCTGGCTCCCTGAGctcgggggagggggcaggcccCTGAGCTGAAGGTTCAGGGGGCTGGGAATGCAGGAGGGCCGCCCTGGTGGCAGAACTAGGGATGACAGATTTGGTGGGTGGGGTGGACTTCTGGGGTCTCAGCTGGGGCTTGGGGGGAAGGGCTGGTTTCTGCGGGACGGAGGGGGACCATGGCCGTGGGAACAGGGCAGAAGTGGATGGGCTTCGGCCTGGGCCAGTATCGGCCTGGGCTCCTTGAAGCCGATCATGGGACTGAGGGTGAGAGACCCTCCTAGGACCTGTAGGTGGGGCTCTGAGTGGTGGGCCTGGGTGTTGAGGTCGGGCTGAGGGAGTGGGATCAGCCTGGGTTCTGGGGTCAAGGCCAGGGGTTGGTGGGCGGAGCCCATTTCTAGAGCTGAGCTGTATTCTTGAGCTGGTCTGGCTTCTGGAGCTGGATTGGGTTTCAGAAACAGATTCGGTTCTGGAACTAAGGTGGATTCCAGAGCTGGGCTGGGTTCTTGAACTGGTCTGGGTTTCAGAGCTGTGGTGAGTCTCAGATCTGAACTGAGTTCTAGAGCTGAACTGGGTTCTGGAGCTGAGCTGGGCTCCAGAGCTGGGCTGGGTCTCAGAGTTGAGCTGGGTTCCAGAACTGGTCTGCGTTCCGGAGCTGGTTTCGGTTCCAGAAATGAGGTGGACTCCAGAGAGGGGCTGCATTATTGCACTGGGCTGGGTCTCAGAGATGAGCTGGGTTCCAGAACTGGTCTGCGTTCCGGAGCTGGGTTGGGTTCCAGAACTGGGCTGTATTCTTGAACTGGTCTGGGTcccagagctgggctgggctgtagAGATGAGCTGAGTTCCGGAGCTGGTCTGTCTCCCAAAGTCCGGCTCAATACCAGAGTTGCCTGGGGGTGTGGTCTGGAGTTGGTTTCTAGAGCTTGGCAGGGTTTCTGAGATGAGCTGGGTCCCAGAGGTGTTTTGAGTTCCCAGGCAGGGCTGGATCCTGGAGCTGGGCCTGCTCTCAGAGCTCGACAGAGCTGTGGAGCTTAAGTCTGTTGCTGCATTGGTCTGGGTCCCAGGCCCAGACTTTAGCTGGACTCTGGAACTCAAGTAGGTCTCGGCAATTGACTGTGTTTTAGAGCTGGATGGGATTTCAGAgccagcctgtgctctagaactgAGCTGAGTTCTGGAGCTGGGTGGGGTGCCTGAGCTGGACTGAACTCTGGAAATTGGCCAAGCCTTGAAGTCTGTCTGGGTCCCGGAGCTGGATGACGTTCTAGAGCCGCTCTGTGTTCTGCAGTGAGGGCGGGTCTTGGCATCAAGTGGAGCTCTGGAGGCGGGCCTTGCCCCAGAGATGGATGGGGGTCCAGAGCTTGTCTGAATTCTGGAGACAGGCCTGCTTGTTGCACTAGTCTGGGGTATAGAGCTGGGCTCAGTCTCTGAGCTGGATTCATCATTGGAGCTGGGCTGGGCCCTAGTatgggggtggggtctgggccTGGACTGCTCTGCAGCGTGCATCTGGGCTCCTGAGCTGGTCTGGGCGTGAGAATAGGGTTGCGTTTCGGAACTGTCTTTGAATCCTGAGCTGACATGGCTTCTGGAACTGGGCTGCTTCTTGAGTCTCACCTGGGTTCCAGAACTAACTGGCGTTTCTGAGCTAGACCAGGTGTCCAGGTACAACTGGGTCATGGAGCTGTCTTGCGTTCCAGAGTTGGGTCGAGTTTTAAGGCAGGGCTGGGTCATAAAGCTGGCCTGACTTTCAGAACTAGGATTGATTTCAGAGCCGGGGTGGCTCTTAAAACTTGTCTGGGTTCCCAAACTTGACTTTATATCAGAGCTCAGCTTAGCCTCAGAGCTGTCCTGGGTTCTAGAGGAGAGCTGGGTTCTGGAGCTGGGTTGCATCTCAGAACTGGCTTGGGTTCTAGTGATGAATTGGGCCTCAGAGCTGTCCTGGGTTCCAGAGCAGGGCTTGGTCTCAGAGCTGGGCTTGGTCTCAAAACTGGTATGGGTTCTAGAGGTGAACGTGGTCTCAAAGCTGGCCTTGGCTCTAGAGGGGAGCTTGGTCTCCGAGCTGAGCTGGGTTCTAGAGCAGGGCTGGGTCTCAGATCTGGGCTTGGTCTCTGAGCTGTCCTGGGTTCTAGAGGAGAACTGGGTTCTGGAGCTGGGTTGCATCTCAGAACTGGCTTGGGTTCTAGTGATGAATTGGGCCTCAGAGCTGTCCTGGGTTCCAGAGCAGGGCTTGGTCTCAGAGCTGGGCTTGGTCTCAAAACTGGTATGGGTTCTAGAGGTGAACGTGGTCTCAGAGCTGGCCTTGGCTCTAGAGGAGAGCTTGGTCTCCGAGCTGAGTTGGGTTCTAGAGCAGGGCTGGGTCTCAGATCTGGGCTTGGTCTCTGAGCTGTCCTGGGTTCTAGAGGAGAGCTGGGTTCTGGAGCTGGGTTGCATCTCAGAACTGGCTTGGGTTCTAGTGATGAACTGGGCCTCAGAGCTGTCCTGGGTTCCAGAGCAGGGCTTGGTCTCAGAGCTGGGCTTGGTCTCAAAACTGGTATGGGTTCTAGAGGTGAACGTGGTCTCAGAGCTGGCCTTGGCTCTAGAGGGGAGCTTGGTCTCCGAGCTGAGCTGGGTTCTAGGGGAGGGCTGGGTCTCAGATCTGGGCTTGGTCTCTGAGCCTGGCTGGGTTCTAGAGCAGGGCTGGGTCTCAGGGCTGCTCTTGGTCTCAAAACTAGTATGGGTTCTAGAGGTGAATTTGGTCTCAGATCTGGGCTTGGTCTCCGAGCTGAGCTGGGTTCTAGAGCATGGCCGAGTCTCAGGGCTGGGCTCAGTCTCAAAACTGGTGTGGGTTCTAGAGGTGATACCAGTCTCAGATCTGGGCTTGGactctgagctgggctgggctctaGAGCAGGGCTGGGTCTCAGATCTGGGCTTCTGGActccagagcagggctgggcttGGGGAACTGGCCGGGAGGGCTGGGACAGGGGGCTGGGCTCCGGGCTGGGGCTGCGCTCGGCCCCGGGGCAGACTAGCCACAGGCCTCCCTGGCCTCGCCGATGGCGGCCCACACCTCCACCACAAACTCGTCCGGGAAGGCGAACTCGCCCAAAACGGAGTCTAAATGGCGTGCAAACTCCTGGACACTCACTGTCTTCTTGGACGTCTCCACCATGGTGGACGCTGCAGGCCGAGCCAAGGGGAAGTGGGTGAGGGCGCTCCCTGGGGGGACGCCAGCTTCCCCTGGGACCCTTGCCTCCTCCCCATGGGCTGTCCTCCCCCCAGGGTCCACCCGGCTTACCCTGGCCCCTTACCCAGCTCTGGGTCCCGAATGCCCATGTAGCTCTCCAGCAGGTCATCCACCCTCCGAGATGCCTCCTCCTCAAATTCACTAGGCTGGGGTCGTAGGGAGCAAAGCAGAGGGTCAGAAGCCTGGGATCACTCcggcccagccccctccccagtcccccaCCCCTTAGGTGACAGCAGACTGGGACCACACATTAGTCAATGCTTCTGGTCCCACCATTACTGCCCTGACTGACAAGGGCCCACTTTGCAGGTAGCGAAACTGAGGCTGGGCAAAGGAAAGGGTCTTACCCAAGGTCATGCTGAGTCAGCGATAGAACTCTAGGTGCAAGAGACCCTGATGTCCACCCTTCTCCCCTCCACTCACCACTTCCTCCACAGTGGCGGTCCCCCCAGACCGAAGCCGCAGGGTCTCCCTCCCACTGCTGACTTTTGCCTCCGTGGGGCATTTGCTGCTCCGGCTCCTCTGGCCGATCATATCTGGAGGGGACAGAGTGGAGGAGGTGCATGTGTTCTGGGCAGATCCATATCTTCCTAAACACTCAGAAGCCACCAGCTGAGCCTTTCTAGAACATTCCTACCGTTCAAAGTCCTCCTTATGTCCATGGGTGAATCCTCAGGGACCATACTTGAGAATCCTTTCTTCCCTCaaatttccctcctcctctcaacATGACTTTCTCTAGAAGAGACTGCTTAAGATTCTCTTTGTGCCCAGAGGATCAATCTAGAAAGCTCCTTGCTCTAGAATTGGCTCTTCCTAACCTGCTCATGGCTCTCAGAGTTCACTGTCCTGCTCCAGGGCAGATCTAGGACCCCATCCTGTCGCACTCTCCAGGGACCTCCCTCCAGATGGGCCAGGGCACCTTTAGAACCTCTTGTTCTGGGACAGGGTGACTCAAAGGGCCAGTCCATGATGAGATAAGAGGGCTGTGCCAGAATGGAAATTAgcatcctgcttccttccttgaGAAAGTCTACTTACGGAAAACGATTGTCTGCTGAACTAAACAAGGTGATCTACATTCTAGATCAAGGTTCTCAACCCAGCTGgcacggggggcgggggtggggggaggagtgtGATTTTGCCACCGCCTCCCTCCCCCCGTGACATTGACAATACCTAGAGACGCTTTTGATTGTTACAACTCAGGGGAGACACTGGCACCTGTTAGGTCGAACCTGACAGTGCCCAAGACCGCCCCACAACAATCATCCAGCCCCAGATGTGAATAGTGCTGAGGTGAAGAATCCTTCTTCGACGGGGACCTCCTTATCTCACCCATGGACCAGTCACAGACTTCTCTTTGAAAAGCTGCATTCTAGAGCTCCCTTTGAGAGTCACTTTCAAGAACTCACCAGAGCCTCATAGCAGTACTTTAAAAGCTCCCAGACCAGCTACAAAATAGATCCAGATACCTCCTCATCCTTTCCCAATCTTCCCAAGCCTCCCCCGACCCCCATGCCCAGACCAACTCTATGACAATCTAGAAATGACCCTCCTGTTCCTCATACAGTGCCAGAAGCTCCCTGTCCTGTCACCAGAGGCACCTAGAACCTTCCATCCTGTCCCATGCCCCCGCCCTTTGCCACCCAGTGCATGCAGAGGACCAATTTCTGGAAGAGCTTCCCCGCCGCCCCCCACCAGCCTGCCCCCTGGGCCCCAGGTGGCCCTCACCGAAAGCTCTCTTGGGCTGAACCAGGCG
This genomic interval from Phocoena sinus isolate mPhoSin1 chromosome 3, mPhoSin1.pri, whole genome shotgun sequence contains the following:
- the GIPC3 gene encoding PDZ domain-containing protein GIPC3 isoform X4, producing the protein MIGQRSRSSKCPTEAKVSSGRETLRLRSGGTATVEEVPSEFEEEASRRVDDLLESYMGIRDPELGKGPGVHHGGDVQEDSECPGVCTPFRLRFGRVRLPGRVCGGGVGRHRRGQGGLWLVCPGAERSPSPEPSPLSQPSRPVPQAQPCSGVQKPRSETQPCSRAQPSSESKPRSETGITSRTHTSFETEPSPETRPCSRTQLSSETKPRSETKFTSRTHTSFETKSSPETQPCSRTQPGSETKPRSETQPSPRTQLSSETKLPSRAKASSETTFTSRTHTSFETKPSSETKPCSGTQDSSEAQFITRTQASSEMQPSSRTQLSSRTQDSSETKPRSETQPCSRTQLSSETKLSSRAKASSETTFTSRTHTSFETKPSSETKPCSGTQDSSEAQFITRTQASSEMQPSSRTQFSSRTQDSSETKPRSETQPCSRTQLSSETKLPSRAKASFETTFTSRTHTSFETKPSSETKPCSGTQDSSEAQFITRTQASSEMQPSSRTQLSSRTQDSSEAKLSSDIKSSLGTQTSFKSHPGSEINPSSESQASFMTQPCLKTRPNSGTQDSSMTQLYLDTWSSSETPVSSGTQVRLKKQPSSRSHVSSGFKDSSETQPYSHAQTSSGAQMHAAEQSRPRPHPHTRAQPSSNDESSSETEPSSIPQTSATSRPVSRIQTSSGPPSISGARPASRAPLDAKTRPHCRTQSGSRTSSSSGTQTDFKAWPISRVQSSSGTPPSSRTQLSSRAQAGSEIPSSSKTQSIAETYLSSRVQLKSGPGTQTNAATDLSSTALSSSESRPSSRIQPCLGTQNTSGTQLISETLPSSRNQLQTTPPGNSGIEPDFGRQTSSGTQLISTAQPSSGTQTSSRIQPSSGTQPSSGTQTSSGTQLISETQPSAIMQPLSGVHLISGTETSSGTQTSSGTQLNSETQPSSGAQLSSRTQFSSRTQFRSETHHSSETQTSSRTQPSSGIHLSSRTESVSETQSSSRSQTSSRIQLSSRNGLRPPTPGLDPRTQADPTPSARPQHPGPPLRAPPTGPRRVSHPQSHDRLQGAQADTGPGRSPSTSALFPRPWSPSVPQKPALPPKPQLRPQKSTPPTKSVIPSSATRAALLHSQPPEPSAQGPAPSPELREPGPAPPASEPLPYHGGL
- the GIPC3 gene encoding PDZ domain-containing protein GIPC3 isoform X2, whose translation is METTAVREARGAEAQRLPAPPPSPAEPPAASPTPAAPRARPRLIFRTQLAHGSPTGKIEGFTNVRELYAKIAEAFGIAPTERIKEGSIINRVEAVCVGDSIEAINDHSIVGCRHYEVAKMLRELPKSQPFTLRLVQPKRAFDMIGQRSRSSKCPTEAKVSSGRETLRLRSGGTATVEEVPSEFEEEASRRVDDLLESYMGIRDPELGKGPGVHHGGDVQEDSECPGVCTPFRLRFGRVRLPGRVCGGGVGRHRRGQGGLWLVCPGAERSPSPEPSPLSQPSRPVPQAQPCSGVQKPRSETQPCSRAQPSSESKPRSETGITSRTHTSFETEPSPETRPCSRTQLSSETKPRSETKFTSRTHTSFETKSSPETQPCSRTQPGSETKPRSETQPSPRTQLSSETKLPSRAKASSETTFTSRTHTSFETKPSSETKPCSGTQDSSEAQFITRTQASSEMQPSSRTQLSSRTQDSSETKPRSETQPCSRTQLSSETKLSSRAKASSETTFTSRTHTSFETKPSSETKPCSGTQDSSEAQFITRTQASSEMQPSSRTQFSSRTQDSSETKPRSETQPCSRTQLSSETKLPSRAKASFETTFTSRTHTSFETKPSSETKPCSGTQDSSEAQFITRTQASSEMQPSSRTQLSSRTQDSSEAKLSSDIKSSLGTQTSFKSHPGSEINPSSESQASFMTQPCLKTRPNSGTQDSSMTQLYLDTWSSSETPVSSGTQVRLKKQPSSRSHVSSGFKDSSETQPYSHAQTSSGAQMHAAEQSRPRPHPHTRAQPSSNDESSSETEPSSIPQTSATSRPVSRIQTSSGPPSISGARPASRAPLDAKTRPHCRTQSGSRTSSSSGTQTDFKAWPISRVQSSSGTPPSSRTQLSSRAQAGSEIPSSSKTQSIAETYLSSRVQLKSGPGTQTNAATDLSSTALSSSESRPSSRIQPCLGTQNTSGTQLISETLPSSRNQLQTTPPGNSGIEPDFGRQTSSGTQLISTAQPSSGTQTSSRIQPSSGTQPSSGTQTSSGTQLISETQPSAIMQPLSGVHLISGTETSSGTQTSSGTQLNSETQPSSGAQLSSRTQFSSRTQFRSETHHSSETQTSSRTQPSSGIHLSSRTESVSETQSSSRSQTSSRIQLSSRNGLRPPTPGLDPRTQADPTPSARPQHPGPPLRAPPTGPRRVSHPQSHDRLQGAQADTGPGRSPSTSALFPRPWSPSVPQKPALPPKPQLRPQKSTPPTKSVIPSSATRAALLHSQPPEPSAQGPAPSPELREPGPAPPASEPLPYHGGL
- the GIPC3 gene encoding PDZ domain-containing protein GIPC3 isoform X3, which gives rise to MQKLLGGQIGLEDFIFAHVRGETKEVEVTKTEDALGLTITDNGAGYAFIKRIKEGSIINRVEAVCVGDSIEAINDHSIVGCRHYEVAKMLRELPKSQPFTLRLVQPKRAFDMIGQRSRSSKCPTEAKVSSGRETLRLRSGGTATVEEVPSEFEEEASRRVDDLLESYMGIRDPELGKGPGVHHGGDVQEDSECPGVCTPFRLRFGRVRLPGRVCGGGVGRHRRGQGGLWLVCPGAERSPSPEPSPLSQPSRPVPQAQPCSGVQKPRSETQPCSRAQPSSESKPRSETGITSRTHTSFETEPSPETRPCSRTQLSSETKPRSETKFTSRTHTSFETKSSPETQPCSRTQPGSETKPRSETQPSPRTQLSSETKLPSRAKASSETTFTSRTHTSFETKPSSETKPCSGTQDSSEAQFITRTQASSEMQPSSRTQLSSRTQDSSETKPRSETQPCSRTQLSSETKLSSRAKASSETTFTSRTHTSFETKPSSETKPCSGTQDSSEAQFITRTQASSEMQPSSRTQFSSRTQDSSETKPRSETQPCSRTQLSSETKLPSRAKASFETTFTSRTHTSFETKPSSETKPCSGTQDSSEAQFITRTQASSEMQPSSRTQLSSRTQDSSEAKLSSDIKSSLGTQTSFKSHPGSEINPSSESQASFMTQPCLKTRPNSGTQDSSMTQLYLDTWSSSETPVSSGTQVRLKKQPSSRSHVSSGFKDSSETQPYSHAQTSSGAQMHAAEQSRPRPHPHTRAQPSSNDESSSETEPSSIPQTSATSRPVSRIQTSSGPPSISGARPASRAPLDAKTRPHCRTQSGSRTSSSSGTQTDFKAWPISRVQSSSGTPPSSRTQLSSRAQAGSEIPSSSKTQSIAETYLSSRVQLKSGPGTQTNAATDLSSTALSSSESRPSSRIQPCLGTQNTSGTQLISETLPSSRNQLQTTPPGNSGIEPDFGRQTSSGTQLISTAQPSSGTQTSSRIQPSSGTQPSSGTQTSSGTQLISETQPSAIMQPLSGVHLISGTETSSGTQTSSGTQLNSETQPSSGAQLSSRTQFSSRTQFRSETHHSSETQTSSRTQPSSGIHLSSRTESVSETQSSSRSQTSSRIQLSSRNGLRPPTPGLDPRTQADPTPSARPQHPGPPLRAPPTGPRRVSHPQSHDRLQGAQADTGPGRSPSTSALFPRPWSPSVPQKPALPPKPQLRPQKSTPPTKSVIPSSATRAALLHSQPPEPSAQGPAPSPELREPGPAPPASEPLPYHGGL
- the GIPC3 gene encoding PDZ domain-containing protein GIPC3 isoform X1; protein product: METTAVREARGAEAQRLPAPPPSPAEPPAASPTPAAPRARPRLIFRTQLAHGSPTGKIEGFTNVRELYAKIAEAFGIAPTEILFCTLNSHKVDMQKLLGGQIGLEDFIFAHVRGETKEVEVTKTEDALGLTITDNGAGYAFIKRIKEGSIINRVEAVCVGDSIEAINDHSIVGCRHYEVAKMLRELPKSQPFTLRLVQPKRAFDMIGQRSRSSKCPTEAKVSSGRETLRLRSGGTATVEEVPSEFEEEASRRVDDLLESYMGIRDPELGKGPGVHHGGDVQEDSECPGVCTPFRLRFGRVRLPGRVCGGGVGRHRRGQGGLWLVCPGAERSPSPEPSPLSQPSRPVPQAQPCSGVQKPRSETQPCSRAQPSSESKPRSETGITSRTHTSFETEPSPETRPCSRTQLSSETKPRSETKFTSRTHTSFETKSSPETQPCSRTQPGSETKPRSETQPSPRTQLSSETKLPSRAKASSETTFTSRTHTSFETKPSSETKPCSGTQDSSEAQFITRTQASSEMQPSSRTQLSSRTQDSSETKPRSETQPCSRTQLSSETKLSSRAKASSETTFTSRTHTSFETKPSSETKPCSGTQDSSEAQFITRTQASSEMQPSSRTQFSSRTQDSSETKPRSETQPCSRTQLSSETKLPSRAKASFETTFTSRTHTSFETKPSSETKPCSGTQDSSEAQFITRTQASSEMQPSSRTQLSSRTQDSSEAKLSSDIKSSLGTQTSFKSHPGSEINPSSESQASFMTQPCLKTRPNSGTQDSSMTQLYLDTWSSSETPVSSGTQVRLKKQPSSRSHVSSGFKDSSETQPYSHAQTSSGAQMHAAEQSRPRPHPHTRAQPSSNDESSSETEPSSIPQTSATSRPVSRIQTSSGPPSISGARPASRAPLDAKTRPHCRTQSGSRTSSSSGTQTDFKAWPISRVQSSSGTPPSSRTQLSSRAQAGSEIPSSSKTQSIAETYLSSRVQLKSGPGTQTNAATDLSSTALSSSESRPSSRIQPCLGTQNTSGTQLISETLPSSRNQLQTTPPGNSGIEPDFGRQTSSGTQLISTAQPSSGTQTSSRIQPSSGTQPSSGTQTSSGTQLISETQPSAIMQPLSGVHLISGTETSSGTQTSSGTQLNSETQPSSGAQLSSRTQFSSRTQFRSETHHSSETQTSSRTQPSSGIHLSSRTESVSETQSSSRSQTSSRIQLSSRNGLRPPTPGLDPRTQADPTPSARPQHPGPPLRAPPTGPRRVSHPQSHDRLQGAQADTGPGRSPSTSALFPRPWSPSVPQKPALPPKPQLRPQKSTPPTKSVIPSSATRAALLHSQPPEPSAQGPAPSPELREPGPAPPASEPLPYHGGL